The Pseudomonas sp. FP2309 genome has a window encoding:
- a CDS encoding acetyl-CoA C-acetyltransferase — MSDYRFNPAPTRRVAIIGGNRIPFARSNTLYAHDSNQDLLVAALQGLVDRYNLHGQRLGEFAAGAVIKHSRDFNLARESLLSTTLSPETPAYDVQQACGTGLEAALLVANKIALGQIEVGIAGGADTTSDAPIGINESLRHTLLAANRAKSLGDKLKTLLKVRPSMLFKPLLPRNGEPRTGLSMGEHCEAMAQRWQIKRLAQDELTLTSHQRLDAAYRRGFFDDLISPHRGLARDNNLRADASLEKLAGLSPAYDRHNGTLTAGNSTPLTDGASVVLLASEEWAAANGWPVLAYLRTGETAAVNFVDGSEGLLMAPAYAVPRMLKREGLSFADFDFFEIHEAFAAQVLCTLKAWEDADYCRERLGLETPLGPIDRAKMNVNGGSLGCGHPFAATGGRQLAALAKIIHENGGGRGLISICAAGGLGITAIVEK, encoded by the coding sequence ATGAGTGACTACCGTTTCAACCCGGCCCCCACTCGCCGTGTGGCGATCATCGGCGGCAACCGAATTCCGTTCGCGCGCTCCAACACCCTGTACGCCCACGACAGCAATCAGGATCTTCTGGTGGCGGCACTGCAAGGCCTGGTGGACCGCTACAACCTGCACGGCCAGCGCCTGGGCGAGTTTGCGGCCGGCGCGGTGATCAAGCATTCGCGGGACTTCAACCTGGCGCGTGAGTCGTTGCTCTCCACCACCTTATCCCCGGAAACCCCCGCCTACGACGTGCAACAAGCCTGTGGAACGGGGCTTGAAGCCGCGTTGCTGGTGGCGAATAAAATTGCCCTGGGCCAGATCGAGGTGGGCATCGCCGGCGGCGCCGACACCACCTCCGACGCGCCCATCGGCATCAATGAATCCCTGCGCCACACCTTGCTCGCCGCCAACCGCGCGAAAAGCCTGGGCGACAAACTGAAGACGCTGCTCAAGGTGCGGCCGTCGATGTTGTTCAAACCGCTGCTGCCGCGCAACGGCGAGCCGCGTACCGGGTTGTCCATGGGCGAGCACTGCGAAGCCATGGCCCAGCGCTGGCAGATCAAGCGCCTGGCCCAGGACGAGCTGACCCTCACCAGCCATCAGCGCCTGGACGCCGCCTACCGACGCGGCTTCTTCGACGACCTGATCAGCCCCCATCGCGGCCTGGCCCGTGATAACAACCTGCGCGCCGATGCCAGCCTGGAAAAACTCGCTGGCCTGTCACCGGCCTATGACCGGCACAACGGTACGCTCACGGCGGGCAACTCCACGCCGCTGACCGATGGCGCCTCGGTGGTGCTGCTGGCGAGCGAGGAGTGGGCTGCGGCGAACGGCTGGCCGGTGCTGGCCTATCTGCGCACCGGCGAGACGGCGGCGGTGAATTTTGTCGACGGCAGCGAAGGGCTGCTGATGGCGCCGGCCTATGCCGTGCCGCGCATGCTCAAACGCGAAGGCCTGAGCTTTGCCGACTTTGATTTCTTCGAGATTCACGAGGCGTTCGCCGCCCAGGTGCTGTGCACCCTCAAGGCCTGGGAAGACGCCGACTACTGCCGCGAGCGCCTGGGCCTGGAGACGCCGTTGGGGCCCATCGACCGCGCCAAAATGAACGTCAACGGCGGCTCCCTCGGCTGCGGCCATCCGTTCGCCGCCACCGGCGGCCGGCAATTGGCGGCGCTGGCCAAGATCATCCATGAGAACGGCGGCGGCCGCGGGTTGATCTCGATCTGCGCAGCGGGCGGGCTGGGCATTACCGCCATCGTCGAAAAGTAG
- a CDS encoding MaoC/PaaZ C-terminal domain-containing protein, with product MDYVTQIIDPPPSRTRLLLDGVRALRKPKPDGDPVLPNARLVRSAVELSAEGIAAYGRACGFRLEQGVPLSYPHVLAFPLHLMLLTRPSFPYPASGMVHLANRIRQHQRLHEGQALRLEVYAERWVAHPKGQALSIATRAFSAGTLAWESDSLYLRRDVPTPVGEPWDDVLPLQEHGLLRTRRWVLPADLGRRFAKVSGDFNPIHTSVVGARIFGFRRAIAHGMWTLGRALAAQQPPGGLAQAEAHCDFKLPIYLPGQVALWSHPVSGPRREFEVRNFAGDKPHMRGLFIWNESVQ from the coding sequence ATGGACTACGTGACCCAGATCATCGACCCACCGCCTTCGCGCACGCGCCTGTTGCTGGACGGCGTACGCGCCCTGCGCAAGCCCAAGCCCGACGGCGATCCGGTGCTGCCGAACGCGCGCCTGGTGCGCTCGGCGGTGGAGTTGTCCGCCGAGGGCATCGCGGCCTACGGCCGGGCCTGCGGTTTTCGCCTCGAGCAGGGCGTGCCGCTGTCTTACCCCCACGTGCTGGCCTTCCCGCTGCACTTGATGCTGCTGACGCGGCCGAGCTTTCCGTACCCAGCGAGCGGCATGGTGCACCTGGCCAACCGCATTCGTCAGCACCAGCGCTTGCACGAGGGCCAGGCGCTGCGCCTGGAAGTGTATGCCGAGCGTTGGGTGGCCCATCCCAAAGGGCAGGCGCTGAGCATCGCCACGCGGGCGTTCAGCGCGGGCACCCTGGCGTGGGAAAGCGACAGCCTGTACTTGCGTCGTGACGTGCCGACCCCTGTCGGTGAACCCTGGGACGACGTTCTGCCGTTGCAGGAACACGGGTTGTTGCGCACCAGGCGCTGGGTGTTGCCGGCGGATCTGGGCCGACGTTTTGCCAAAGTCTCCGGCGATTTCAACCCGATTCACACCTCGGTGGTAGGCGCCAGAATCTTCGGCTTTCGCCGCGCCATTGCCCACGGCATGTGGACCCTGGGCCGCGCACTCGCCGCCCAGCAACCGCCGGGTGGGTTGGCCCAGGCCGAGGCCCATTGTGATTTCAAGTTGCCGATTTATTTGCCCGGCCAGGTCGCGCTGTGGAGCCATCCGGTGAGCGGCCCACGGCGTGAATTTGAGGTGCGCAATTTCGCAGGCGACAAACCCCATATGCGTGGGCTGTTCATTTGGAATGAGAGCGTTCAATGA
- a CDS encoding acyl-CoA dehydrogenase has translation MVIWLLAGFAAAIALAYRQAAAALWLGIGLIWIAAGYLFNVVAGFGITVAALLVLLPAVLLAIKPLRRTLLTGKALGLFRTIMPAMSDTERAAIESGTVWWDAELFSGNPDWQRLLQAAPASLSAEEQAFLDTEVETLCDIANDWETTQVWQDMSPEAWQYTKDAGFLGMIIPKQYGGKGFSHYAHSQVVMKLSTRCSAAAISVMVPNSLGPAELLLHYGTDAQRNYYLPRLARGEDIPCFALTSPYAGSDAGAIPDLGIVCKGLHEGEEVLGFKVTWDKRYITLGPIATVLGLAFRAQDPDGLLGPKGSLGITCALIPTSHPGVNSGRRHWPLNAVFQNGPTTGKEVFIPLEWVIGGREQVGNGWRMLMECLAAGRAISLPSANVGLGKVAVRGTSAYAAMRKQFGLPIGKFEGVQAPLARMAGHLYACDAVRKVSVASLDAGEKPSVISAIAKYHVTERARIIVNDGMDIVAGKGICMGPNNFLARAYQQSPIAITVEGANIMTRCLIIFGQGLIRCHPYVFREMEAARNPDRRKALHDFDSAMFGHLSFVLANTVRAAVHALTGGRLLSAPAKTEPALASYYRQANRLSVVLALISDVSMGVLGGALKRKESITGRLGDILSQLYILSCVLKRFEDDGRPQSDLPLVHWSAQDALLRAHEALAEVLDNYPSKAAAAVLRGLTFPFGIPLRKPSDHLLAQVADVVQTPGETRDRLLANSYIPRPEIDKLAYGELGLRLLPQVELIDARLKPAVKQGLIEPLPISTAAFTAWRVKARAQDLISEDEEGLLARYVEFADHAIQVDDFPQDFGLLEALQQRKQALEPVAKRRASQGENASVN, from the coding sequence ATGGTGATCTGGTTATTGGCGGGTTTCGCAGCAGCGATTGCCCTGGCGTATCGACAAGCGGCCGCGGCCCTGTGGCTGGGCATCGGCCTGATATGGATAGCGGCCGGTTATTTGTTCAACGTGGTGGCGGGGTTCGGCATTACGGTTGCCGCGTTACTGGTGCTGTTGCCGGCCGTGTTGCTGGCAATCAAACCGCTGCGTCGCACGCTGTTGACCGGCAAGGCCCTCGGCCTGTTTCGTACGATCATGCCGGCGATGTCCGACACTGAGCGTGCGGCCATTGAGTCCGGAACTGTGTGGTGGGACGCCGAGCTGTTCAGCGGCAACCCCGACTGGCAGCGCCTGCTGCAAGCCGCACCGGCGAGCCTGAGCGCCGAAGAACAAGCGTTTCTCGACACAGAAGTGGAAACCTTGTGCGACATCGCCAATGACTGGGAAACCACCCAGGTCTGGCAGGACATGTCCCCCGAAGCCTGGCAGTACACCAAGGACGCGGGCTTTCTCGGCATGATCATTCCCAAGCAGTACGGTGGCAAAGGCTTCTCCCACTACGCGCACTCCCAAGTGGTGATGAAGCTGTCGACACGCTGCTCGGCGGCGGCGATTTCGGTGATGGTGCCCAACTCCCTGGGCCCGGCCGAGCTGCTGCTGCATTACGGCACTGATGCCCAGCGCAATTACTACCTGCCGCGCCTGGCCCGGGGTGAAGACATCCCCTGTTTTGCCCTGACCAGCCCCTATGCCGGCTCGGACGCCGGGGCGATTCCCGACCTGGGCATTGTCTGCAAGGGCCTGCACGAAGGCGAAGAAGTCCTGGGGTTCAAAGTGACCTGGGACAAGCGCTACATCACCCTGGGGCCTATCGCCACCGTGCTGGGCCTGGCGTTCCGTGCGCAAGATCCGGACGGCTTGCTGGGGCCCAAGGGTTCTCTGGGCATCACCTGCGCCTTGATCCCCACGAGCCACCCCGGCGTGAACAGCGGTCGTCGCCACTGGCCGCTCAACGCCGTCTTCCAGAACGGCCCGACCACCGGCAAGGAGGTGTTTATCCCGCTGGAATGGGTCATCGGTGGCCGTGAGCAAGTCGGCAATGGCTGGCGCATGTTGATGGAATGCCTGGCCGCCGGACGCGCGATTTCGCTGCCCTCGGCCAACGTCGGCCTGGGCAAGGTCGCGGTGCGCGGTACCAGCGCCTATGCGGCGATGCGCAAGCAATTCGGCCTGCCCATCGGCAAGTTCGAAGGGGTGCAGGCGCCGTTGGCGCGCATGGCCGGGCATCTGTATGCGTGCGATGCGGTGCGCAAGGTGTCGGTGGCGTCCCTGGATGCCGGTGAAAAACCTTCGGTGATTTCGGCTATCGCCAAATACCACGTCACCGAACGCGCGCGGATCATCGTCAATGACGGTATGGACATCGTCGCCGGCAAGGGCATCTGCATGGGCCCCAACAACTTCCTCGCCCGCGCCTACCAGCAAAGCCCCATCGCCATTACGGTGGAAGGCGCGAACATCATGACCCGCTGCCTGATCATCTTTGGCCAGGGCCTGATTCGCTGCCATCCCTATGTGTTCCGCGAAATGGAAGCGGCGCGCAACCCGGACCGGCGCAAGGCCCTGCACGACTTCGACAGCGCGATGTTCGGCCACCTGAGTTTCGTGCTGGCCAACACCGTACGCGCGGCGGTGCATGCGCTGACCGGTGGCCGCCTGCTGTCCGCGCCGGCCAAGACCGAGCCGGCGCTGGCGTCCTACTATCGTCAGGCCAATCGGCTGTCGGTGGTGCTGGCGTTGATCTCGGATGTGTCCATGGGCGTACTGGGCGGCGCCCTCAAACGCAAGGAAAGTATCACCGGGCGCCTGGGCGATATCCTTTCGCAGCTGTATATCCTGTCCTGCGTGCTCAAGCGCTTTGAGGACGATGGCCGGCCCCAGAGCGACCTGCCGCTGGTGCACTGGTCGGCCCAGGATGCGCTGTTGCGGGCCCATGAAGCCCTCGCCGAAGTCCTCGATAACTACCCCTCCAAAGCCGCTGCGGCGGTGCTGCGGGGCCTGACGTTTCCGTTCGGCATCCCACTGCGCAAGCCGTCGGATCATTTGCTGGCCCAGGTCGCCGACGTGGTGCAGACGCCGGGCGAGACCCGTGACCGTTTGCTGGCCAATTCCTACATCCCACGGCCGGAGATCGACAAGTTGGCTTATGGCGAATTGGGCTTGCGTCTGTTGCCGCAAGTGGAACTGATCGATGCGCGGCTCAAGCCCGCCGTCAAGCAAGGGCTGATCGAACCGCTGCCGATCTCGACCGCGGCGTTTACGGCCTGGCGCGTCAAAGCGCGAGCGCAGGACCTGATCAGCGAGGACGAGGAAGGGTTGCTGGCGCGCTACGTGGAATTTGCCGATCACGCGATCCAGGTGGACGACTTCCCGCAGGACTTCGGCTTGCTGGAAGCCTTGCAGCAGCGCAAGCAGGCGTTGGAACCAGTGGCCAAACGCCGCGCCAGCCAGGGCGAAAACGCCTCGGTCAACTGA
- the praB gene encoding alkane oxidation protein activator PraB, with the protein MKSLKTLVSLTALTVCMGAASMANAYSISPVSTSFTAPGTISVKSPSSFQATVNCGATFTGNVDATGVAKITGVAVTGGGLCALPKITGLPWTLTATGAAVGSVTNVGYTIASSILYPASNCGPSTIAVGYSGGVLTASNQTLSGSCTVVSLSVTPSPALTIVP; encoded by the coding sequence ATGAAAAGTTTGAAAACCCTCGTGTCGTTGACTGCCTTGACTGTTTGCATGGGTGCGGCTTCCATGGCGAACGCCTATAGCATCTCTCCGGTCAGTACCAGCTTCACCGCGCCAGGCACGATCTCGGTGAAGTCGCCATCTTCCTTCCAGGCCACCGTTAACTGCGGGGCCACGTTTACCGGGAATGTGGATGCAACCGGTGTTGCCAAGATCACTGGCGTGGCAGTGACCGGCGGTGGCCTGTGTGCGCTGCCTAAAATCACCGGTTTGCCTTGGACCTTGACCGCCACTGGGGCGGCTGTCGGCTCGGTGACAAACGTTGGCTACACCATCGCGAGTTCCATCCTGTACCCAGCCTCCAATTGCGGCCCGTCTACCATCGCGGTGGGTTACAGCGGCGGCGTGCTGACCGCCTCCAACCAGACCCTGAGCGGCAGCTGCACCGTGGTGAGCCTGAGCGTGACCCCAAGCCCTGCGCTGACCATCGTGCCTTAA
- a CDS encoding 3-oxoacyl-ACP reductase — translation MSDSYLAFVSSPWGRRVAQAIGLPQPVPLQRHRSGQPGLANPVIVAGAGRLVGEVQRLFSATDTVAASPATVQAPSTVKVQGAVFDATGVTDLHQLDELYVFFHANAKRLGQHARVVVLGTAPEHCQDLPQAVAQRALEGLVRSLAKELRRAITVQLLYVAPGAEDALDSSLRFFLSRRSAYVSGQVVRLDKPVDGQPGVNWDKPFTGRRALVTGASRGIGLAIAQVLAREGAHVVCVDVPNALESLQQAASLVGGSALPLDITAPDAAALLLAHVSQYGAFDVVVHNAGITRDKTLAKMPEQDWRSVLAVNLEAPLQLSNALLAHQGVNPGGRIVCVSSISGIAGNLGQSNYATSKAGVIGLVQGLAPRAAAQQVTVNAVAPGFIETQMTAKIPLMIREAGRRMNSMSQGGQPIDVAETIAWLAHPASGGVNGQVVRVCGQSLLGA, via the coding sequence ATGAGTGACAGTTACCTAGCGTTCGTCAGTTCCCCCTGGGGCCGCCGCGTGGCGCAGGCGATCGGCTTGCCCCAGCCCGTGCCGTTGCAGCGTCATCGCAGCGGCCAGCCAGGCTTGGCCAACCCGGTGATCGTCGCCGGGGCAGGGCGCCTGGTCGGCGAAGTGCAACGCCTCTTCAGCGCCACCGACACCGTGGCCGCCAGCCCGGCCACCGTTCAGGCACCGTCCACGGTCAAGGTGCAGGGCGCGGTGTTCGACGCCACCGGTGTGACCGACCTGCACCAACTGGATGAGCTGTACGTGTTCTTCCACGCCAACGCCAAACGCCTCGGCCAGCATGCTCGCGTGGTGGTGCTCGGTACCGCGCCGGAACATTGCCAGGACCTGCCCCAGGCCGTCGCCCAACGCGCCCTCGAAGGTCTGGTGCGCTCGCTGGCCAAGGAGCTGCGCCGGGCGATCACCGTGCAGTTGCTCTATGTGGCACCGGGTGCCGAAGACGCGTTGGACAGCAGCCTGCGTTTCTTCCTGTCACGCCGTTCGGCTTATGTTTCGGGGCAAGTGGTGCGCCTGGACAAACCCGTGGACGGCCAGCCAGGCGTCAATTGGGACAAGCCTTTCACCGGCCGCCGTGCGCTGGTCACCGGCGCGTCCCGTGGCATCGGCCTGGCCATCGCCCAGGTGTTGGCCCGCGAGGGCGCCCATGTGGTGTGCGTCGATGTACCCAATGCTTTGGAGTCGCTGCAACAGGCCGCGAGCCTCGTCGGCGGTTCGGCGCTGCCGCTGGACATCACCGCACCGGATGCCGCCGCGCTGTTGCTGGCCCACGTCAGCCAGTACGGCGCCTTCGATGTGGTGGTGCACAACGCCGGCATCACCCGCGACAAGACCCTCGCCAAAATGCCTGAGCAAGACTGGCGCAGTGTGCTGGCGGTCAACCTTGAGGCGCCGTTGCAGCTGAGCAACGCGTTGCTCGCACACCAGGGGGTGAACCCCGGCGGGCGCATCGTGTGTGTGTCGTCGATTTCCGGCATCGCCGGCAACCTCGGGCAAAGCAACTACGCCACCTCCAAGGCCGGTGTGATCGGTCTGGTCCAGGGCCTGGCCCCGCGTGCGGCCGCGCAGCAGGTGACGGTGAATGCCGTTGCGCCTGGGTTTATCGAAACCCAGATGACCGCGAAGATTCCGCTGATGATTCGCGAGGCGGGGCGGCGCATGAACTCCATGAGCCAGGGCGGACAGCCGATCGACGTGGCCGAAACCATTGCCTGGCTGGCGCACCCGGCCTCGGGTGGGGTCAATGGCCAAGTCGTGCGGGTGTGCGGCCAAAGCCTGTTGGGAGCCTGA
- a CDS encoding outer membrane protein transport protein, whose protein sequence is MNNKKQHVQVLLGLAMIGGALVAVPVQAGGFSTPTYGAPGWGRAFGGGSLFKNDPSSAYNNPAAMAFVEHNVAQFTVDYARIKIKYKGDASDYAGNPISSTPLDANGFPDVAATTVNNNDGGQGGFTAWLPTGFMVMPLGDRFAFGLSQVVPQGMRSTWDQDSKLRDFAVDTKIETVGLTGSLSFKVNDQFSIGGGVIVQHSKGFVSQNVDLLSAAAVSDSVLGGINFPSDVGNALMRVKVDNISAGWFTGVVWKPTDRDTLGLNYHAKIKNKMTGKYNMYADQFSYNLMTQPSPFGGSGTLVNTAYPGLELKPDGAHASVQLDIPATAGLDWVHQFNDRFTLGASVTWTEWSSFKDLTLESGGTTIVSIPYNYKNTWMYSLGGDYRVTDELTLRAGVALDQTPTRNSTRDPRIPDGDRTFLSLGAGYDVKAIKGLSVDLAYSHQFVQEVKLKTQNVDRLGGASLNGKAESSGDVVSVSATYAF, encoded by the coding sequence ATGAATAATAAGAAACAACATGTGCAGGTTTTGCTGGGGCTGGCGATGATAGGCGGGGCGCTGGTGGCCGTGCCTGTCCAGGCCGGCGGTTTCTCCACACCGACCTACGGCGCGCCTGGATGGGGCCGTGCATTCGGGGGCGGTTCGCTGTTCAAGAACGACCCGAGTTCGGCGTACAACAACCCGGCGGCGATGGCGTTCGTCGAGCACAACGTCGCGCAATTCACCGTCGACTACGCGCGGATCAAGATCAAGTACAAGGGCGACGCTTCGGATTATGCCGGTAACCCGATTTCCAGCACGCCGCTGGATGCCAACGGTTTCCCCGATGTCGCGGCAACCACCGTCAATAACAACGATGGTGGCCAAGGCGGCTTTACTGCCTGGTTGCCGACCGGCTTCATGGTGATGCCCCTGGGGGATCGCTTCGCGTTCGGCTTGAGTCAGGTCGTGCCCCAAGGGATGCGCTCCACCTGGGATCAGGATTCGAAACTGCGCGACTTCGCCGTGGACACCAAAATTGAAACCGTCGGCTTGACGGGTTCGCTGTCGTTCAAAGTCAACGACCAGTTCTCCATCGGCGGTGGTGTGATCGTGCAGCACAGCAAGGGCTTCGTCAGCCAGAACGTCGACTTGTTATCGGCCGCAGCGGTGTCCGATTCGGTGCTGGGCGGGATCAACTTCCCGTCGGACGTGGGTAATGCGCTGATGCGCGTGAAAGTCGACAATATTTCGGCGGGCTGGTTTACCGGCGTGGTCTGGAAACCCACCGACCGAGACACCCTTGGCCTGAACTATCACGCCAAGATCAAGAACAAGATGACCGGCAAATACAACATGTACGCCGATCAGTTTTCCTACAACCTCATGACCCAGCCGAGCCCGTTCGGCGGTAGCGGTACCTTGGTCAATACCGCTTACCCAGGGCTGGAACTGAAGCCGGACGGTGCCCATGCCAGCGTCCAACTGGACATCCCCGCCACGGCGGGCCTGGACTGGGTGCACCAGTTCAACGACCGTTTCACCCTCGGCGCCAGCGTGACCTGGACAGAGTGGTCCTCGTTCAAGGACCTGACGCTTGAGTCCGGTGGCACCACCATTGTGTCCATTCCCTACAACTACAAAAACACCTGGATGTACTCCCTCGGCGGTGACTACCGCGTGACCGACGAGCTGACCCTGCGCGCAGGTGTGGCCCTTGACCAGACCCCAACGCGCAATTCGACCCGCGACCCCCGCATTCCGGACGGTGACCGTACCTTCCTGTCGCTGGGGGCCGGCTACGACGTGAAAGCCATCAAGGGGCTGAGTGTCGACCTGGCGTATTCGCACCAGTTCGTCCAGGAGGTCAAGCTCAAGACGCAAAACGTCGATCGCCTGGGCGGCGCCAGCCTCAACGGCAAGGCCGAGTCGTCGGGTGATGTGGTGAGTGTGTCGGCCACCTACGCGTTCTGA